In a genomic window of Streptococcus oralis subsp. tigurinus:
- a CDS encoding YkgJ family cysteine cluster protein translates to MSKEIDIEYYHQLALQKQKEHRKVLANLKKKPPKNLDKIAQQIHQEVFAEIDCTACANCCKTLGPDFKEADITRIAKYFKMKLPAFESEFLQVDEDGDKVFKSMPCPFLGGDNLCSIYDVRPKACREFPHTDRKKIHQINHLTIKNTLTCPAAYLFVEKLKDKL, encoded by the coding sequence ATGTCTAAAGAAATTGATATTGAGTATTACCATCAACTAGCCTTGCAGAAGCAGAAGGAGCATCGTAAAGTTTTAGCTAACCTAAAGAAAAAGCCACCAAAAAATCTAGACAAGATTGCCCAGCAGATTCACCAAGAAGTCTTTGCTGAGATTGATTGCACTGCCTGTGCCAACTGTTGCAAGACTTTGGGACCAGACTTTAAAGAGGCAGACATCACACGTATTGCTAAGTACTTTAAGATGAAATTACCGGCTTTTGAATCGGAATTTCTGCAGGTGGATGAAGATGGAGATAAGGTTTTCAAATCCATGCCCTGCCCCTTTCTAGGAGGAGACAATCTCTGCTCCATCTATGATGTTCGTCCCAAGGCCTGTCGTGAATTCCCCCATACAGATCGGAAAAAGATCCATCAAATTAATCATTTGACGATTAAGAATACCTTGACCTGCCCTGCAG